Proteins found in one Desulfobacterales bacterium genomic segment:
- the pyrE gene encoding orotate phosphoribosyltransferase, protein MDDKQRLKELLLAKSYYQGEVTLSSGRKSDFYIDGKQTTLDAEGAYLCGKLLYGLVRDNPEPIAAVGGMTLGADPLVTAVSLISFLEKAPIPAFIIRKEAKDHGTENFIEGRSNVPDNATVALVEDVVTSGSTLLTVIERVTALGFKVGLVATVVDRQEGGAEALAARGYKLLPVFTRQELLGRHQP, encoded by the coding sequence ATGGACGATAAACAGCGGTTAAAAGAACTGCTCCTGGCAAAATCATATTATCAAGGAGAGGTGACCCTCTCATCCGGCCGCAAGTCGGATTTTTATATTGACGGCAAGCAGACCACCCTTGACGCCGAAGGGGCCTATCTCTGCGGCAAACTGCTTTACGGCCTGGTCCGGGACAATCCGGAACCCATTGCCGCGGTGGGCGGAATGACCCTGGGCGCCGATCCCCTGGTCACCGCGGTATCGTTGATCAGTTTTCTTGAAAAAGCGCCTATCCCGGCGTTCATTATCAGGAAAGAAGCCAAGGACCACGGCACTGAGAATTTCATCGAGGGCCGCAGCAATGTGCCGGACAACGCCACCGTGGCCCTGGTCGAGGATGTGGTCACCAGCGGCTCCACCCTGTTGACAGTGATCGAGCGGGTCACCGCCCTGGGGTTCAAGGTCGGGTTGGTGGCCACGGTGGTGGACCGGCAGGAGGGCGGGGCCGAGGCCCTGGCCGCCCGGGGATATAAGCTGCTGCCGGTATTTACCCGGCAGGAATTGTTGGGCCGGCACCAGCCATGA
- the cfa gene encoding cyclopropane fatty acyl phospholipid synthase, producing MPGDRFRRKVESLLAAADIRINGDRPWDLAVHNEKLFPAILTSASLGFGNGYADGWWDCERLDEAVTRSLRAGLDRRMGNLGEILLILKARFCNLQKWGRAFQVGRYHYDLSNRLYRAMLDKRMIYSCGYWQRATTLDEAQEAKLDLVCRKLDLRPGMRVLDIGCGWGGAAKFAVERHGVEVVGITVSREQERLARKLCQGLPVEIRLMDYRDLSGRFDRIFSLGMFEHVGYKNYRTFMRTVRRCLKRDGLFLLHTIGGNVSETHIDPWIDRCIFPNAMIPSARQICQALEGLFVIEDWHSFGADYDKTLVQWFRNFDGNWETLRKDYDDHFYRTWKYYLLSCAGSFRARRNQLWQIVLSPEGIPGGYHSVR from the coding sequence ATGCCCGGTGATCGCTTTCGTCGCAAGGTGGAATCTCTTCTGGCCGCTGCTGACATCCGGATCAACGGCGACCGTCCATGGGACCTCGCGGTCCATAACGAAAAGCTGTTTCCCGCTATTCTGACCTCTGCCTCGCTGGGCTTTGGCAATGGGTATGCCGACGGGTGGTGGGACTGTGAACGGCTCGATGAGGCCGTGACCAGAAGTCTCCGGGCCGGTCTTGACCGCCGGATGGGCAACCTCGGTGAGATTCTGCTCATCCTCAAGGCCAGATTCTGCAACCTGCAGAAATGGGGCCGGGCCTTCCAGGTCGGCCGCTATCATTATGATCTCAGCAACCGGCTCTATCGGGCCATGCTCGATAAGCGGATGATCTACAGCTGCGGCTACTGGCAACGGGCAACAACCCTGGACGAGGCCCAGGAGGCCAAGCTGGACCTGGTCTGTCGCAAGCTCGATCTCCGTCCCGGGATGCGGGTCCTGGACATCGGCTGCGGCTGGGGCGGGGCCGCGAAGTTCGCGGTGGAGCGCCACGGCGTCGAGGTGGTGGGGATCACCGTGTCCCGCGAGCAGGAACGGCTGGCCCGCAAGCTGTGCCAGGGGCTGCCGGTGGAGATCAGACTCATGGATTACCGTGATCTGAGCGGCAGATTTGACCGGATTTTTTCCCTCGGCATGTTCGAGCATGTCGGCTATAAGAATTATCGTACCTTTATGCGGACCGTCAGACGATGCCTGAAAAGGGATGGGCTCTTTCTGCTCCATACCATTGGCGGCAATGTGTCGGAGACCCATATCGATCCCTGGATAGACCGGTGTATTTTCCCCAACGCGATGATCCCGTCGGCCAGACAGATATGCCAGGCCCTTGAGGGCCTGTTCGTGATTGAGGACTGGCATAGTTTCGGTGCTGACTATGATAAAACCCTGGTGCAATGGTTTCGCAACTTTGACGGAAACTGGGAGACATTGCGGAAAGACTATGACGATCATTTTTACCGGACGTGGAAATACTATCTCCTCTCCTGCGCCGGCTCCTTCCGGGCCCGCAGGAATCAACTCTGGCAGATAGTGCTCTCGCCGGAGGGGATTCCCGGCGGGTACCATTCAGTGCGCTGA
- a CDS encoding ferredoxin — MRKPEIDLGVCTECDGCIASCPAVFQRNEAVGYIEVIELDHYPVDEVNDAIRDCPVDCIAWVEE; from the coding sequence ATGCGGAAACCGGAAATTGACCTGGGGGTGTGTACGGAATGCGATGGGTGTATCGCCTCGTGTCCCGCGGTGTTTCAGCGCAACGAGGCAGTCGGTTATATCGAGGTGATTGAACTGGATCACTATCCGGTCGATGAAGTGAACGACGCGATCAGGGACTGTCCGGTGGACTGTATCGCCTGGGTTGAGGAGTAG
- the hflX gene encoding GTPase HflX translates to MARSISEISFAVNRQVGLLVDRAGRVELVIVGDRGRIVIPPLSSIRSTSGRLKGLRCIHTHLDNEKLSEDDLLDLLFLRLDCMAMLKVKANGLPEKLYAAHLLPATDSTSPWTLLAPVVPSQQPATFLETVIALEEEFARQQPTRAVDKGRDRAILVSVTTPAQARTRKEAGESLDELVELARSNEVIVLDTMIQRRRRINPRWILGRGKLGEIMLSALGLNANLLIFDNELNPSQIRSITDHTELRVIDRTQLILDIFARRARSREGKLQVEMAQLKYMLPRLGRRDDALSRLTGGIGGRGPGETKLEIDRRRINDRITMLGKKLKEIARERHQRRSRRRKKEVPVLSLVGYTNAGKSTLLNTLTHSRITAEDKLFATLDPTSRRLRFPRDREVIITDTVGFIRHLPGELLQAFKATLEELHEADLLIHVIDAGNPRFRDQAGVVEELLRELKLDTLPCLRVLNKIDLIAPEMAESLARELDAVPLSALDARTLGPLLDRIQGLIEPGPEARAWRR, encoded by the coding sequence ATGGCCCGTTCGATAAGCGAGATATCCTTTGCCGTCAACCGGCAGGTTGGCCTGCTGGTCGACCGGGCCGGCCGGGTGGAACTGGTGATTGTCGGCGACCGGGGCCGGATCGTGATTCCACCATTATCCAGCATCCGCTCGACCAGCGGCCGGCTCAAGGGGTTGCGCTGCATCCACACCCACCTGGACAACGAAAAACTGAGCGAGGACGATCTCCTTGACCTGCTCTTTCTCCGTCTCGACTGCATGGCCATGCTCAAGGTCAAGGCCAACGGCCTGCCGGAGAAACTCTATGCCGCGCACCTGCTGCCCGCCACTGATTCCACCTCGCCCTGGACCCTGTTGGCGCCGGTGGTGCCGAGCCAACAGCCGGCCACCTTTCTTGAGACCGTCATTGCCCTGGAAGAGGAGTTTGCCCGGCAGCAACCGACCCGGGCAGTGGATAAAGGCCGGGACCGGGCGATCCTGGTCAGCGTCACCACCCCGGCCCAGGCCCGGACCAGAAAGGAGGCCGGGGAATCGCTGGACGAATTGGTCGAACTGGCCCGGTCCAACGAGGTAATCGTCCTGGATACCATGATCCAGCGCCGCCGCCGGATCAATCCCAGATGGATCCTCGGCCGGGGCAAGCTGGGCGAGATCATGCTCAGCGCCCTCGGATTGAACGCCAATCTGCTCATATTCGACAATGAGCTTAACCCGTCCCAGATCCGCTCGATCACCGATCACACCGAACTGCGGGTCATTGACCGCACCCAGCTTATTCTCGATATATTCGCCCGGCGGGCCCGGAGCCGGGAGGGCAAGCTCCAGGTGGAGATGGCCCAGCTCAAGTACATGCTGCCCCGGCTCGGCCGGCGCGATGACGCCCTGTCCCGCTTAACCGGCGGAATCGGCGGCCGCGGCCCGGGCGAGACCAAGCTGGAGATCGACCGGCGGCGGATCAACGACCGGATCACCATGCTGGGTAAAAAATTAAAAGAGATTGCCAGGGAACGGCATCAACGACGGAGCCGGCGGCGCAAGAAGGAGGTGCCGGTACTCTCCCTGGTGGGCTATACCAATGCCGGCAAGTCAACCCTGCTCAACACCCTGACCCACAGCAGAATCACGGCCGAGGACAAACTGTTCGCCACCCTGGACCCCACCAGCCGCAGGCTCCGCTTTCCCAGGGACCGGGAGGTGATTATCACCGACACGGTGGGATTTATCCGTCACCTGCCCGGTGAACTGCTCCAGGCATTCAAGGCCACCCTGGAGGAACTGCATGAGGCAGACCTGCTGATCCATGTCATTGATGCCGGCAATCCCCGGTTCCGGGACCAGGCCGGGGTGGTGGAAGAGCTGCTGCGCGAGCTGAAGCTTGATACCCTGCCATGCCTGCGGGTATTGAACAAGATCGACCTGATAGCTCCGGAGATGGCAGAGTCCCTGGCCCGGGAACTGGACGCGGTACCGCTTTCCGCCCTGGATGCCCGGACCCTGGGCCCATTACTCGACAGAATCCAGGGGTTGATCGAGCCCGGGCCGGAAGCCAGGGCGTGGCGCCGGTGA